From one Streptomyces spiramyceticus genomic stretch:
- a CDS encoding response regulator, whose protein sequence is MADSFGPVHDETDGEDADCVGVAGIGTDNGGSRKEPIRVLVVDDHALFRRGLEIVLAQEEDIQVVGEAGDGAEAVDKAADLLPDIVLMDVRMPKRGGIEACTSIKEVAPSAKIIMLTISDEEADLYDAIKAGATGYLLKEISTDEVATAIRAVADGQSQISPSMASKLLTEFKSMIQRTDERRLVPAPRLTERELEVLKLVATGMNNRDIAKELFISENTVKNHVRNILEKLQLHSRMEAVVYAMREKILEIR, encoded by the coding sequence ATGGCGGACAGCTTCGGGCCGGTGCACGACGAGACCGACGGGGAAGACGCCGACTGTGTCGGCGTTGCCGGTATCGGCACGGACAATGGCGGGTCGCGCAAGGAGCCCATCCGGGTCCTCGTCGTCGACGATCACGCGCTTTTCCGCCGGGGGCTTGAAATCGTTCTCGCGCAGGAAGAGGACATCCAGGTCGTCGGGGAAGCCGGTGACGGGGCAGAGGCGGTGGACAAGGCGGCCGACCTGCTGCCCGACATCGTGCTGATGGACGTACGGATGCCCAAGCGCGGTGGCATCGAGGCATGCACCTCGATCAAGGAAGTCGCCCCCAGCGCGAAGATCATCATGCTGACGATCAGCGACGAGGAAGCGGATCTCTACGACGCGATCAAGGCCGGCGCCACGGGATATCTCCTCAAGGAGATTTCGACCGACGAGGTGGCCACCGCGATCCGGGCCGTGGCGGACGGCCAATCGCAGATCAGCCCGTCGATGGCGTCCAAGCTCCTCACCGAGTTCAAGTCGATGATCCAGCGCACCGACGAGCGCAGACTCGTCCCCGCGCCGCGCTTGACCGAGCGCGAGCTGGAGGTCCTCAAGCTGGTCGCGACCGGGATGAACAACCGTGACATCGCCAAGGAATTGTTCATCTCCGAGAACACCGTGAAGAACCACGTCCGGAACATCCTGGAGAAGCTGCAGCTGCACTCCAGGATGGAAGCCGTGGTCTACGCGATGCGGGAGAAGATCCTCGAAATCAGATGA